AAATTTTTCTACACAGAGTTTAAAGAATTTCATCACTTCATCCGCTGTTTTACTGTCTAAATTACCTGTTGGTTCATCTGCAAATATTATATCTGGTTTGTTTGATAGTGCCCTTGCTATTGCTACTCTTTGCTGCTGTCCTCCTGAGAGTTCATTTGGAAAGCTTTTTATCTTGCTCTCTAGTCCTAAAATTTCTATTATTTCCGATATGTAGTCCTTATCTATTTTTTTATTATCTAATGATACTGGCAATGTTATATTTTCATACACGTCTATAACTGGTATAAGGTTAAAGCTTTGAAATACAAATCCGAAGTTTCGCCTTCTCAGTATCGAAAGTTTTTCTTCTGATAGATTAAATATATTCTCACCATTTAATAATACTTCACCTGATGTAGGCACATCTAGTCCTGCCATGCAGTGAAGCAGCGTACTCTTACCTGAACCGCTGGGGCCTATTATAGTAGTGAATTTTCCATTTTCTATAGAAACTGATACTTCCTTTAAAGCCTCTACTTTATTGTCACCTTTACCGTATATCTTAGTCAATTTTACTGTCTCTAATATGCTCATAATCTCCACCTCATCTTTTATTCGATTATGTTTAGGCCTTCTACTATATTAAGCTTTTCTACTTTCTTTGCAGATACATAAGATGACAATATGCATATAACAATAACTATAGCACTGTACAATAGTATTGGTATAACTGGAAATTTAAATTGCAGCCTTTCGCTTATGTTAAATCCAGCCTTGTACTGCCTGTTTACCAAACTGTAAAATGAATAAACGTTATAACTGCCTATTAAAGCCGCTATTATGCTGCTTAAAAGGCCATAAATAATCGATTCTTTTATTATCATGCTTTTAAGCTGCTTGACTGTCATGCCTATTGCTCTAAGTGTGGAAAACTCATTTGTACGTATCAATAAGTTGGTTTTT
This portion of the Thermoanaerobacterium sp. RBIITD genome encodes:
- a CDS encoding ABC transporter ATP-binding protein; this encodes MSILETVKLTKIYGKGDNKVEALKEVSVSIENGKFTTIIGPSGSGKSTLLHCMAGLDVPTSGEVLLNGENIFNLSEEKLSILRRRNFGFVFQSFNLIPVIDVYENITLPVSLDNKKIDKDYISEIIEILGLESKIKSFPNELSGGQQQRVAIARALSNKPDIIFADEPTGNLDSKTADEVMKFFKLCVEKFGQTLIMVTHNKDIAASADVCITIQDGKILSYLNN